One region of Niallia sp. Man26 genomic DNA includes:
- a CDS encoding NFACT RNA binding domain-containing protein, which produces MSFDGLFTRAMASEISQNLKGGRINKVQQPFTNEIVLIVRANSKNQKLLLSVHPSYARIQLTQESYENPKEPPMFCMLLRKHLEGYFIENIYQVENERIIVLEVKGRNEIGDISYKKLIIEIMGRHSNIILVDQEKKTILDSIKHVSYAVNSHRAILPGYEYISPPAQEKSNPLEATEEDVLKKVDFNSGKLDKQLVQHFSGLSPLIAKEIVYKAGLANRTTLPAAFAAAMTIVKTEKFEPAIMMTENKEYFYFVPIEHVGGEAKSFSTLSEMLDRFYFGKAERDRVKQQSNDLERFIQNERDKNSKKISKLERTLSEAENADHYQLLGELLTANLYAAKKGMEKLEVINYYDPDGSSMDIELNPRLSPSENAQKYFTRYQKAKNSIDIIKEQIAIAKTELEYFEALYHQILTASPKDIQEIREELIEEGYLRERQKKQAKKPQNAKPVLDQYTYDETEILVGKNNKQNDYLTNKVAARDEIWLHTKDIPGSHVVIRSKNPSEETILQAAKLAAYFSKARQSSSVPVDYTLVRHVKKPSGAKPGFVIYDNQQTVYVTPDEETVISLKK; this is translated from the coding sequence ATGTCATTTGATGGTTTATTTACTAGAGCGATGGCTTCGGAAATATCGCAAAATCTTAAAGGGGGAAGAATTAATAAGGTTCAGCAGCCTTTTACGAATGAAATTGTCTTAATTGTCCGGGCAAACAGCAAAAACCAAAAGCTGCTTCTTTCCGTTCATCCAAGCTATGCAAGAATTCAGCTCACTCAAGAATCATATGAAAATCCTAAAGAACCGCCTATGTTCTGTATGCTTCTGCGCAAGCATTTAGAAGGCTACTTTATCGAAAATATATATCAAGTCGAAAATGAACGGATCATTGTCCTTGAAGTAAAAGGACGCAATGAAATCGGTGATATCTCCTATAAAAAGCTGATCATTGAGATCATGGGAAGACACAGCAACATCATCTTAGTGGATCAAGAGAAAAAAACAATTTTGGACAGCATTAAGCATGTTTCCTATGCGGTTAACAGCCATCGGGCCATTTTGCCTGGTTATGAATATATCTCACCGCCAGCTCAAGAAAAAAGCAACCCTCTTGAAGCAACGGAAGAAGATGTACTCAAAAAGGTTGATTTCAATAGCGGAAAGCTCGATAAGCAGCTTGTTCAGCATTTTTCCGGCCTATCACCGCTCATCGCTAAGGAGATCGTATACAAAGCAGGGCTAGCGAATAGAACGACTCTACCCGCAGCCTTTGCAGCAGCGATGACCATCGTGAAAACCGAAAAATTCGAGCCTGCAATCATGATGACTGAAAACAAGGAATACTTTTATTTCGTGCCGATTGAACATGTCGGCGGTGAAGCAAAAAGCTTTTCTACATTAAGTGAAATGCTCGACCGCTTCTATTTCGGGAAAGCCGAAAGAGATCGTGTTAAGCAGCAGAGCAATGATTTAGAGCGTTTTATTCAAAATGAGCGGGATAAAAACAGCAAAAAAATCAGCAAGCTGGAAAGAACTTTATCTGAAGCAGAAAATGCTGATCATTACCAGCTCCTTGGTGAACTGCTGACCGCCAATCTATATGCTGCTAAAAAAGGGATGGAAAAGCTTGAAGTTATCAATTATTACGACCCTGACGGAAGCAGCATGGATATTGAATTGAATCCAAGACTATCACCATCTGAGAATGCCCAAAAGTATTTCACTCGCTATCAAAAAGCGAAAAACTCTATTGATATCATTAAGGAACAGATTGCTATTGCAAAAACGGAGCTAGAATATTTTGAGGCCTTGTATCACCAAATATTGACTGCCTCTCCGAAAGATATCCAGGAAATACGCGAGGAATTAATAGAGGAAGGCTATTTAAGAGAAAGACAGAAAAAACAAGCCAAAAAGCCGCAAAATGCGAAGCCTGTTCTTGACCAGTATACTTATGATGAAACAGAAATATTAGTAGGGAAAAATAATAAGCAAAATGATTACTTAACTAATAAAGTCGCAGCAAGAGATGAAATTTGGCTGCATACGAAGGATATACCAGGCAGTCATGTGGTTATCCGCAGCAAAAACCCTTCAGAGGAAACAATCTTGCAAGCGGCAAAACTGGCTGCTTATTTCAGCAAGGCTAGACAATCGAGTTCCGTTCCTGTTGACTATACACTAGTCCGCCATGTAAAAAAACCAAGCGGGGCAAAGCCTGGCTTTGTAATTTACGATAATCAGCAGACAGTTTATGTTACACCAGACGAAGAAACGGTTATTTCCTTAAAAAAATAA
- a CDS encoding calcium-translocating P-type ATPase, SERCA-type, protein MNYHEMNENEVEEALNTDFSAGLSDDDVGKRVKQFGSNELEEGEKQSALLLFFNQFKDFMVLVLLAATLISGLLGEYIDAIAIIAIIILNSFLGFFQERRAEKSLSALKELSQPQVQVRRNGEWIKVLSRELVPGDVIKFSSGDRIGADVRVIESRSLEVEESALTGESVPVQKVTNSIKNPNLTLGDMENMGFMGTMVTRGSGMGVVIATGMKTAMGQIADLLQNAESQTTPLQRRLEQLGKILIVTALFLTVLVVGIGVLQGNDLYTMVLAGVSLAVAAIPEGLPAIVTIALSLGVQKMIRKNAVVRKLPAVETLGCASIICSDKTGTLTQNKMTVTKIWSSGRTWSVDGAGYEPQGNYYEKDQVIDPKNEKGLQQLLTFGMLCNHAEIEQKSGEYVLNGDPTEGALIVAGMKAGFTKSQLLSQFEIVKEFPFDSTRKMMSVIVKDSTGRQFVVTKGAPDVLIGQSKTILMGNRMENIGSREKSVVQAAIDGLASQALRTIAIAFKEISANTIILHEKEAESELVFIGLQGIIDPPRPEVKQAVKECKEAGIKTVMITGDHVITANAIAKQLGIANSQSKVLEGKELSNMSVEELEDVVEDVSVFARVSPEHKLKIVQAFQNRGHIVAMTGDGVNDAPAIKTADIGIAMGITGTDVAKEASSLVLMDDNFASIKAAIIEGRNIYENIRKFIRYLLASNVGEILVMLFAMILGLPLPLVPIQILWVNLVTDGLPAMALGLDRPEDNVMKRDPRSPNEGVFARGLGWKVISRGFLIGLSTIAAFMFAYNENPDNLAYAQTIAFATLVMAQLIHVFDCRSEKSILSRNPFGNMYLVWAVISSLLLVLVVIYVPALQSIFHTVAIVPKDWLMVIGLASVPTFLLAGSFLLSKSK, encoded by the coding sequence ATGAACTATCATGAAATGAATGAGAACGAAGTGGAAGAAGCATTGAATACCGATTTTTCGGCTGGATTGTCGGATGATGATGTCGGCAAGCGCGTAAAGCAATTCGGATCAAATGAGTTGGAGGAAGGAGAGAAGCAAAGTGCTTTGCTCTTATTCTTCAACCAGTTCAAGGATTTTATGGTTCTGGTGCTTTTAGCAGCAACGTTGATTTCAGGTTTATTAGGCGAATATATCGATGCGATTGCAATCATTGCAATCATCATTCTCAATAGTTTTCTTGGTTTTTTCCAGGAGAGAAGGGCTGAAAAATCACTTTCTGCATTGAAGGAGCTTTCGCAGCCGCAAGTCCAAGTGCGAAGAAATGGCGAATGGATAAAGGTGCTGTCAAGAGAGCTTGTGCCTGGAGATGTAATCAAGTTTTCCAGTGGTGACAGAATTGGTGCAGATGTTCGTGTTATCGAATCACGGAGCTTGGAAGTAGAAGAGTCAGCTTTGACAGGTGAGTCAGTGCCTGTGCAAAAAGTGACTAACTCTATAAAAAATCCCAATTTGACTTTGGGTGATATGGAAAACATGGGCTTCATGGGAACAATGGTCACAAGAGGAAGCGGCATGGGGGTTGTCATTGCTACAGGGATGAAAACGGCTATGGGCCAAATTGCAGATCTTTTGCAAAATGCAGAGTCACAAACGACACCGTTGCAGCGCAGACTTGAACAGCTCGGAAAAATCTTGATTGTCACAGCGTTGTTCTTAACGGTACTTGTTGTTGGTATTGGTGTGCTGCAAGGCAATGATCTGTATACAATGGTGCTTGCAGGTGTATCTTTAGCTGTTGCAGCTATCCCAGAGGGACTGCCAGCAATTGTAACTATCGCACTGAGCCTCGGTGTACAAAAAATGATTCGTAAAAATGCTGTTGTCCGGAAGCTTCCAGCTGTAGAGACGCTCGGCTGTGCTTCTATAATCTGTTCAGATAAAACAGGAACATTAACACAAAATAAGATGACAGTAACTAAGATTTGGAGCAGCGGGCGTACTTGGTCTGTGGACGGTGCAGGGTATGAACCGCAAGGGAATTATTATGAAAAAGATCAAGTTATTGATCCTAAAAACGAAAAAGGCCTGCAGCAGCTCCTCACATTCGGGATGCTCTGCAATCATGCAGAAATTGAACAAAAATCGGGTGAGTATGTTTTGAATGGTGACCCAACAGAAGGGGCGCTAATCGTTGCCGGGATGAAGGCCGGATTTACGAAAAGCCAGCTGTTGAGTCAATTCGAGATAGTAAAGGAATTCCCATTTGATTCAACAAGAAAGATGATGAGTGTCATTGTTAAGGATTCTACTGGAAGACAGTTTGTTGTAACAAAAGGCGCCCCAGATGTGTTAATTGGACAAAGTAAGACAATCTTGATGGGGAATAGAATGGAGAACATCGGCAGTCGGGAGAAGTCGGTCGTACAAGCTGCCATTGATGGACTTGCATCCCAAGCATTAAGAACAATTGCCATCGCTTTTAAAGAGATTTCTGCTAACACTATTATTTTGCATGAAAAAGAAGCAGAAAGCGAGCTTGTGTTTATTGGACTGCAAGGAATCATCGATCCTCCGCGTCCAGAAGTGAAACAGGCCGTAAAGGAATGTAAGGAAGCTGGAATTAAAACGGTTATGATTACAGGTGACCATGTGATTACAGCAAACGCCATTGCTAAACAGCTTGGCATTGCTAACAGCCAGTCAAAAGTGCTTGAAGGTAAAGAGCTTTCAAATATGAGTGTGGAAGAATTAGAGGATGTTGTAGAGGATGTTTCTGTGTTTGCTAGGGTTTCACCTGAGCATAAGCTGAAGATTGTTCAGGCCTTCCAAAACAGGGGTCATATCGTGGCAATGACAGGTGACGGAGTCAATGATGCTCCAGCTATTAAGACGGCTGATATCGGGATTGCGATGGGCATTACAGGCACAGATGTAGCCAAAGAAGCTTCTTCCCTTGTTTTAATGGATGACAACTTCGCTTCTATTAAAGCAGCGATTATAGAGGGAAGAAATATCTATGAAAATATCCGCAAATTTATCCGCTATTTGCTAGCATCCAATGTTGGTGAGATTCTAGTGATGCTTTTTGCAATGATATTAGGACTGCCCCTGCCGTTAGTGCCAATCCAGATTCTTTGGGTTAACCTAGTCACAGATGGTCTGCCAGCGATGGCGCTTGGATTAGACAGACCAGAAGATAATGTCATGAAGCGTGATCCGCGCAGTCCGAATGAAGGTGTATTTGCAAGGGGACTTGGCTGGAAGGTTATTTCCAGAGGTTTTCTAATCGGGTTATCAACTATCGCGGCCTTTATGTTCGCATATAATGAAAATCCTGATAATCTTGCATACGCCCAGACAATTGCCTTTGCTACATTAGTAATGGCACAGCTGATTCATGTTTTTGACTGCCGCAGTGAAAAATCAATCTTGTCCCGCAATCCATTTGGAAATATGTATTTAGTTTGGGCGGTTATTTCTTCCTTACTGTTAGTGCTTGTCGTTATTTACGTACCAGCATTGCAAAGCATTTTCCATACAGTAGCCATCGTTCCAAAGGATTGGCTAATGGTGATAGGTCTAGCTTCTGTTCCAACTTTTTTACTAGCAGGATCATTTTTGTTAAGTAAATCAAAATAA
- a CDS encoding YicC/YloC family endoribonuclease, whose amino-acid sequence MVKSMTGYGLGSRNGEGITITVEIKTVNHRFCEQTVRMPKQYILLEDAVKKTIAAYIHRGRAEIFITIEGDNAKNQKMVVDWQLLDEYYRVLEEMKARYGISQAVSIHELLENKDCFKTLDDSINAAVLEPLLLDAAGEAAQHLSVMRQAEGRLLKASISILLENVRQVTDQLKELAPKVVESYRERLKEKLESYTNGLFDESRLLTEVAIFADKADIYEELVRMYSHIHQFTSIIEETGPVGRKLDFLLQEMNREANTVGAKGNAADIASVVVELKSLLEKIKEQVQNIE is encoded by the coding sequence ATGGTGAAAAGCATGACGGGCTATGGGCTAGGTTCCCGAAACGGTGAGGGCATTACCATAACTGTCGAAATTAAGACTGTTAATCACCGCTTCTGTGAACAGACTGTCCGTATGCCGAAACAATATATACTATTGGAAGATGCAGTGAAAAAGACAATAGCAGCTTATATACATAGAGGAAGAGCAGAAATATTCATCACGATTGAAGGCGATAATGCCAAAAATCAAAAGATGGTCGTTGATTGGCAATTGCTTGATGAGTATTACCGAGTACTTGAAGAAATGAAAGCCAGGTATGGCATCAGCCAAGCGGTGTCGATTCATGAGCTGTTGGAAAACAAAGATTGCTTTAAAACATTGGACGATTCCATTAATGCTGCAGTACTGGAGCCGCTCCTATTGGATGCTGCAGGTGAAGCTGCACAGCATTTGTCTGTAATGAGACAAGCGGAAGGACGGTTGTTAAAGGCCAGCATAAGCATATTGCTCGAAAACGTCCGCCAAGTCACAGACCAGTTGAAGGAACTTGCGCCAAAAGTGGTTGAAAGCTACCGGGAGAGGCTCAAGGAAAAGCTGGAAAGCTATACAAATGGTCTTTTTGATGAGAGCAGGCTTTTGACAGAAGTTGCAATATTTGCTGACAAAGCCGATATTTATGAAGAATTGGTGCGCATGTATAGCCATATTCACCAATTTACTTCTATAATAGAGGAAACTGGACCTGTTGGCAGAAAGCTTGATTTTCTTTTACAAGAGATGAACAGGGAAGCGAATACCGTCGGCGCAAAAGGCAATGCGGCAGATATAGCCTCTGTTGTAGTGGAGCTGAAAAGTCTCTTAGAGAAAATAAAGGAGCAAGTCCAAAACATTGAATAA
- a CDS encoding DUF370 domain-containing protein: protein MSIKLINIGFGNIVSANRIISIVSPESAPIKRIIQDARDRGSLIDATYGRRTRAVIVMDSDHVILSAVQPETVAHRLNDRDEILDEG from the coding sequence ATGTCCATCAAGCTAATTAACATTGGTTTCGGTAATATTGTTTCTGCAAACCGGATCATTTCGATCGTAAGTCCTGAATCAGCTCCAATTAAGCGAATTATTCAAGATGCTAGAGATCGAGGCTCACTTATTGATGCAACATATGGCCGGAGAACAAGAGCCGTAATTGTGATGGATAGCGATCATGTTATCCTGTCGGCTGTTCAGCCTGAAACAGTTGCACATCGATTAAATGACCGTGATGAAATTTTGGATGAAGGGTAG
- the gmk gene encoding guanylate kinase, producing the protein MVDKGLLIVLSGPSGVGKGTVRKEIFSQENTSFEYSISMTTRLPRTGEVDGTDYFFKTREEFEDLIEQGKLLEYAEFVGNYYGTPVDYVRETTDRGKDVFLEIEVEGARQVREKFPDGLFIFLSPPSLSELKNRIVTRGTETEEIINNRMNVAREEIEMMHLYDYVVENDTVENACEKIKAIIVAEHCRRERVEPKYKKMLEAN; encoded by the coding sequence TTGGTAGATAAAGGGCTTTTGATTGTTTTGTCAGGACCTTCCGGAGTAGGTAAAGGAACGGTCCGCAAGGAGATTTTCTCTCAGGAAAATACTTCTTTTGAATATTCCATTTCCATGACAACAAGGCTTCCGCGTACTGGTGAAGTGGATGGAACTGATTATTTCTTTAAGACTAGAGAAGAATTTGAAGATTTAATCGAGCAAGGGAAGCTGCTGGAATATGCTGAGTTTGTCGGCAATTATTACGGCACGCCTGTCGACTATGTCAGAGAGACAACAGACAGAGGGAAAGATGTTTTCCTTGAAATAGAAGTGGAAGGTGCAAGGCAAGTAAGGGAGAAATTTCCTGATGGCCTGTTTATATTCTTAAGCCCGCCGAGTTTGTCCGAGTTGAAAAACCGCATTGTGACAAGAGGTACAGAAACAGAAGAAATCATTAATAACCGTATGAATGTGGCAAGAGAAGAAATTGAAATGATGCACTTGTATGACTATGTAGTTGAAAATGATACAGTTGAAAATGCATGTGAAAAAATAAAAGCAATTATTGTTGCAGAGCATTGCAGAAGAGAAAGAGTAGAACCAAAATATAAAAAAATGCTGGAGGCTAACTAA
- the rpoZ gene encoding DNA-directed RNA polymerase subunit omega yields MLNPSIDSLLTKIDSKYSLVSVAAKRARKLQLNAKPQLDKYISHKNVGKALEEINHDQLTYRVNDPAETE; encoded by the coding sequence ATGCTAAATCCATCTATTGATTCTTTATTAACTAAAATTGATTCAAAATATTCATTAGTGTCTGTTGCTGCTAAAAGAGCAAGAAAGCTTCAATTAAACGCAAAACCGCAATTGGATAAATATATTTCACACAAAAACGTAGGAAAAGCGCTAGAGGAAATCAATCATGATCAGCTGACATACCGTGTAAACGACCCAGCTGAAACAGAATGA
- the coaBC gene encoding bifunctional phosphopantothenoylcysteine decarboxylase/phosphopantothenate--cysteine ligase CoaBC: protein MLQGKKILLCVTGGIAVYKMCALTSKLTQKGAEVKVIMSESAMQFVSPLTFKALSKNEVFTDTFDEKDPKVIAHIDLADWADLILVGPATANIIGKLANGIADNMISTTLLAATAEVWIAPAMNVHMYDHPAVQKNIAVLYDYGYRFINPGEGYLACGYVGKGRLEEPEKIIEHMEAHFQGEKKLLEGQTVLVTAGPTREKIDPVRFVSNHSTGKMGYSIAKQAIKMGAKVILVTGPTHLTPPKEAEVFPVESAEEMYERVMENSNHADIIVKTAAVSDYKPVLAHEHKVKKKDGTEMIEFTRTKDILLELGKRKTNQVLVGFAAETQSVDEYAREKLNRKNADMIVANNITAAGAGFGTDTNLVTIYKRNGEKDELPLMTKDEVAKKILEQAYKIKEEI from the coding sequence TTGTTACAAGGTAAAAAGATTCTATTATGTGTGACAGGGGGTATCGCTGTCTATAAGATGTGTGCGTTGACTAGCAAGCTTACCCAAAAAGGTGCAGAAGTCAAAGTAATCATGTCTGAATCGGCTATGCAATTTGTGTCCCCGCTCACATTTAAGGCGCTTTCGAAAAACGAGGTGTTCACAGATACTTTTGATGAAAAAGATCCAAAAGTCATCGCGCATATTGACCTTGCAGATTGGGCTGATTTGATTTTAGTCGGACCGGCAACCGCTAATATCATTGGGAAGTTGGCGAACGGAATTGCTGATAACATGATTTCCACAACACTGTTAGCGGCAACCGCTGAGGTGTGGATTGCTCCAGCAATGAATGTGCATATGTATGATCATCCAGCTGTGCAAAAAAATATAGCAGTATTGTATGATTACGGGTACCGTTTCATTAATCCAGGAGAAGGCTATTTAGCATGCGGCTATGTTGGAAAAGGCAGATTAGAAGAGCCGGAAAAAATCATTGAGCATATGGAGGCTCATTTTCAAGGGGAAAAGAAGCTGCTCGAGGGGCAAACGGTTTTGGTAACAGCAGGACCTACCCGGGAAAAAATTGACCCAGTGCGGTTTGTTTCCAACCATTCAACTGGAAAGATGGGTTACAGCATAGCGAAGCAGGCAATCAAAATGGGAGCAAAAGTAATTCTTGTTACAGGACCTACTCATTTGACACCTCCTAAAGAAGCGGAAGTATTTCCTGTCGAAAGTGCGGAGGAAATGTACGAGCGAGTTATGGAAAACAGCAATCATGCCGATATTATTGTGAAAACTGCTGCAGTCAGCGACTATAAGCCTGTCTTGGCACATGAGCATAAAGTTAAAAAGAAAGACGGCACAGAAATGATCGAGTTTACGAGAACAAAGGACATTTTGCTGGAGCTGGGAAAACGAAAAACCAATCAAGTGCTGGTCGGCTTTGCTGCTGAAACACAGAGCGTTGATGAATATGCCCGTGAAAAGCTCAACCGGAAAAATGCTGACATGATAGTAGCCAACAATATAACTGCTGCAGGAGCGGGATTTGGCACAGATACAAATCTAGTGACCATCTATAAACGCAATGGCGAAAAGGATGAGCTGCCTCTTATGACAAAGGATGAGGTCGCAAAAAAGATTCTCGAGCAAGCTTATAAAATAAAGGAAGAGATTTAA
- the priA gene encoding primosomal protein N' — translation MSVAKVIVDVPAKQTDRPFDYLIPEHLEEVIQPGMRVIVPFGPRKVQGFVESIEETSSFKSLKKVIEPMDVVPVLNEELLLLGDWLSKTTLCYKISAYQVMLPPALKAKYERSLKLIKEDRELLLPEGLRQLFKNEETVLWEEAIKHASIPAIQKLVKDSIVEVQYKVQSRGKQKKTKHIIPLMSADEMQRYADSLSKQASKQKQVVEFFIENRDPIEQKQLLERLQISSSAVKGLVEKQVLAEKNMEIYRDPYEQRQFAKTEPLTLTAEQAKAIEPIHSSIRNDKHEVFLLYGVTGSGKTEVYLQSIQNVLEKGEEAIVLVPEIALTPQMVNRFKGRFGDQVAVLHSGLSVGEKYDEWRKIQRKEVKVVVGARSAIFAPFENLGIIIIDEEHEMTYKQEENPRYHARDAAIERGKRHGCPVVLGSATPSLESFARAQKGVYTQLSLPSRMNNRPLPQVEIVDMREELKEGNRSMFSRVLLEKLKVRIEKQEQTVLFLNKRGHSSFVMCRDCGYVVKCPHCDISLTYHRFSNQMKCHYCGYEDQTPLQCPECNSEHIRYFGTGTQKVEEELVKVLPEARVIRMDVDTTSRKGSHEKLLREFQEGNADILLGTQMIAKGLDFPKITLVGVLSADTMLHLPDFRSSEKTFQLLTQVSGRAGRHELAGEVIFQTYTPDHYSIELASQQDYDSFYQSEMMIRRNHSYPPYYYITLITVSHEELMKTVAVTEQITKVVRHKLSPKTVVLGPVASPISRIKNRYRYQCLIKYKQEPNLKEVLKSILDHYQGEMSTNGLQISIDVNPYILM, via the coding sequence ATGAGTGTTGCAAAGGTAATTGTGGACGTGCCTGCAAAGCAAACGGACAGGCCGTTTGACTATTTAATACCAGAGCACTTGGAAGAAGTCATTCAGCCAGGAATGCGGGTGATTGTGCCGTTTGGACCGAGAAAGGTGCAGGGATTTGTTGAATCCATAGAAGAGACATCATCCTTTAAGTCACTGAAAAAAGTGATTGAACCGATGGATGTTGTTCCAGTGTTAAATGAAGAGCTGCTATTGCTTGGGGACTGGCTTTCCAAAACAACATTATGCTATAAAATCTCTGCCTATCAGGTAATGCTGCCACCTGCATTAAAAGCGAAATACGAACGAAGCCTTAAACTTATAAAGGAAGACAGGGAACTTTTGCTGCCTGAAGGACTAAGACAGCTTTTTAAAAACGAAGAGACAGTGCTTTGGGAGGAAGCGATAAAGCATGCTTCCATTCCTGCGATTCAGAAGCTTGTTAAAGACAGTATTGTGGAAGTTCAATATAAAGTCCAATCAAGGGGAAAGCAGAAAAAAACAAAGCATATCATTCCGCTGATGAGTGCAGATGAAATGCAAAGATATGCAGATTCTTTGTCTAAGCAAGCAAGTAAACAAAAGCAAGTGGTCGAGTTTTTTATTGAAAACAGAGATCCGATTGAACAAAAGCAATTGCTTGAAAGATTACAAATTTCAAGTTCTGCAGTAAAAGGCCTTGTGGAGAAGCAAGTATTAGCTGAAAAAAACATGGAAATCTACCGTGATCCCTATGAGCAAAGGCAATTTGCCAAAACAGAGCCACTTACCTTAACAGCCGAGCAGGCAAAAGCAATCGAGCCAATCCATTCATCCATTAGGAATGATAAGCATGAAGTGTTTTTGCTGTATGGCGTTACAGGAAGCGGCAAAACAGAGGTTTATCTGCAGTCCATTCAAAATGTCCTTGAAAAAGGAGAAGAAGCCATTGTTCTCGTTCCAGAAATTGCTTTAACTCCGCAAATGGTTAATCGTTTTAAAGGACGGTTCGGCGACCAGGTAGCGGTCCTCCACAGCGGATTATCTGTCGGGGAAAAGTATGATGAGTGGAGAAAAATCCAACGTAAAGAAGTGAAGGTAGTAGTAGGTGCCAGATCCGCGATATTCGCTCCGTTTGAGAATCTTGGAATTATCATCATCGATGAGGAACATGAGATGACGTATAAGCAAGAAGAAAACCCAAGATATCATGCAAGAGATGCAGCGATTGAAAGAGGAAAACGTCATGGCTGTCCTGTTGTTCTTGGCAGTGCTACACCGTCACTGGAGAGCTTCGCCCGAGCGCAAAAGGGTGTCTACACCCAATTGTCGCTTCCGAGCAGAATGAATAACAGACCGCTGCCGCAAGTTGAAATTGTCGATATGCGGGAAGAGCTTAAAGAAGGAAACCGCTCCATGTTTTCACGGGTGCTTTTAGAAAAGCTTAAAGTGCGCATTGAAAAACAGGAACAGACTGTATTGTTCCTGAATAAACGGGGGCATTCTTCGTTTGTCATGTGTCGTGATTGTGGTTATGTGGTAAAATGTCCTCATTGTGATATCAGCTTAACTTATCATCGCTTTTCTAATCAGATGAAATGCCATTACTGTGGTTATGAAGACCAGACGCCGCTTCAATGTCCTGAGTGCAACAGCGAGCATATTCGCTATTTCGGCACAGGAACGCAAAAAGTTGAGGAAGAGCTCGTTAAAGTGCTGCCAGAAGCAAGAGTTATTCGCATGGATGTTGATACAACAAGTCGCAAAGGTTCACACGAGAAGCTTTTAAGAGAGTTTCAAGAGGGCAATGCAGACATATTGTTAGGAACACAGATGATTGCCAAAGGGCTGGATTTTCCGAAAATCACGTTAGTTGGAGTGCTTTCAGCAGACACGATGCTGCATTTGCCTGATTTTCGATCTTCAGAAAAGACATTCCAGCTTCTAACCCAGGTCAGCGGGCGGGCTGGCAGGCATGAATTGGCAGGGGAAGTAATCTTTCAGACATACACACCGGACCATTACAGTATTGAATTGGCAAGCCAGCAAGATTATGACAGCTTTTATCAGAGTGAGATGATGATAAGAAGAAACCACTCCTATCCTCCTTACTATTATATAACACTAATAACTGTCAGCCATGAGGAACTGATGAAAACAGTCGCCGTAACGGAACAAATTACGAAAGTCGTGCGACATAAGCTTTCTCCTAAGACGGTCGTATTAGGACCAGTTGCTTCCCCTATTTCCAGAATAAAAAATAGATATCGGTATCAGTGTCTGATAAAATACAAACAGGAACCAAACCTGAAAGAGGTATTGAAGTCGATTTTAGATCACTATCAAGGTGAAATGAGCACAAATGGTTTACAAATTTCGATAGATGTTAATCCTTATATACTAATGTGA
- the def gene encoding peptide deformylase, protein MSVRKIVLSPDPVLEQPCTEVTVFDKKLAKLLNDMYDTMLEFDGVGLAAPQIGIGKRIAVVDIDDGSGTIELINPVLLSADGEQTGPEGCLSFPGLFGEVSRPYSIKVQAQNRRGKWFTIEAEDFLARAILHEMDHLDGVLFTSKVSRYLEEDELEGVES, encoded by the coding sequence GTGTCTGTAAGAAAAATAGTGCTGTCTCCTGATCCGGTTTTAGAACAGCCGTGTACGGAAGTAACAGTTTTTGACAAAAAGTTAGCAAAATTACTAAATGATATGTATGATACAATGCTAGAATTTGACGGTGTTGGGCTAGCAGCTCCGCAAATTGGCATAGGAAAACGCATTGCAGTTGTTGATATTGACGATGGTTCTGGAACGATTGAACTTATTAATCCTGTGCTGCTGTCTGCAGACGGTGAACAAACTGGACCAGAAGGCTGCTTGAGCTTTCCAGGCCTTTTCGGTGAAGTAAGCAGACCATACTCCATTAAAGTCCAAGCACAAAATCGCAGAGGGAAATGGTTTACGATTGAAGCAGAGGACTTTTTGGCAAGAGCCATTTTACATGAGATGGATCATTTGGACGGAGTGTTATTTACTTCCAAAGTATCTAGATATTTAGAAGAAGATGAACTTGAAGGAGTGGAGAGCTGA